A single genomic interval of Heterodontus francisci isolate sHetFra1 chromosome 45, sHetFra1.hap1, whole genome shotgun sequence harbors:
- the LOC137356485 gene encoding histone H1.3-like, producing MDTAVSETAPPAAPAAQVKAAKKKKKVSARSKAPGPKLRELVLQVVAADAKSKGMSAPAIRKALGNRGVNVAKLRVWINLAIRRHVDKGTLVQTKGKGASSTFKLPKEKTGGNVTKAGKKLTTKKLAVKKPAAAKKPASKRSPAKKPAKKSPAKRLVRKSPAKKAGPKKAKKAAAGQKKAPAKKARSLKKTKAVVVKSGAGKAKGPRQLKTPKAKKAVKKSQKK from the coding sequence ATGGATACCGCTGTCAGCGAAACGGCTCCGCCTGCCGCTCCCGCCGCTCAAGTCAAGGCcgccaagaagaagaagaaggtgtcTGCCCGGTCCAAGGCACCCGGACCCAAGCTACGCGAGCTGGTCCTCCAGGTTGTGGCGGCTGACGCTAAGAGCAAGGGGATGTCCGCGCCCGCCATAAGGAAAGCTCTGGGTAACAGAGGCGTCAATGTGGCTAAACTCCGCGTCTGGATTAATTTAGCCATCAGGAGGCACGTGGATAAAGGCACCCTGGTGCAGACCAAGGGCAAAGGGGCTTCGAGCACCTTCAAACTGCCGAAGGAGAAAACTGGGGGGAATGTGACCAAGGCGGGAAAGAAGCTAACAACCAAAAAACTGGCAGTTAAGAAGCCGGCAGCTGCCAAGAAACCGGCAAGCAAGAGGTCTCCCGCCAAGAAACCGGCCAAGAAATCTCCCGCCAAGAGACTGGTCAGGAAGTCTCCCGCCAAGAAAGCTGGCCCTAAAAAGGCCAAGAAAGCGGCCGCCGGTCAGAAAAAGGCTCCTGCCAAGAAGGCTCGGAGCCTCAAGAAGACGAAAGCTGTCGTGGTGAAATCGGGGGCGGGGAAAGCGAAAGGGCCTCGCCAGCTGAAAACTCCCAAGGCAAAGAAAGCGGTCAAGAAATCTCAGAAGAAGTAA